The following proteins come from a genomic window of Halomarina ordinaria:
- the surE gene encoding 5'/3'-nucleotidase SurE, with protein MQVLLTNDDGIEETGLQALHRALSSVADVTVVAPADDQSAVGRSMSSRVAVDEHELGYAIHGTPADCVVAGLSSLVPETDVVVSGCNRGANLGQYVLGRSGTISAAVEAAFFGVPAIAVSMYIPTGEVDYRTFDPGYDEYAEAMRVAEYLVDRALDRGVFEEADYLNVNVPVADGEPCEMEVTTPSTVYDMGAKRRDGHITLVDRIWGRMAEGETTDPVGTDRRAILERRVSVSPLTAAHTARQHDALDALAVEF; from the coding sequence ATGCAGGTCCTCTTGACGAACGACGACGGCATCGAGGAGACGGGGCTGCAGGCGCTCCACCGCGCGCTCTCCTCGGTCGCCGACGTCACCGTCGTCGCCCCCGCCGACGACCAGAGCGCGGTGGGGCGCTCGATGTCCTCGCGGGTCGCCGTCGACGAACACGAACTGGGCTACGCGATTCACGGGACGCCGGCGGACTGCGTCGTCGCGGGCCTGTCGTCGCTCGTGCCCGAGACGGACGTCGTCGTCTCGGGGTGCAACCGGGGGGCGAACCTCGGCCAGTACGTCCTCGGCCGGTCGGGGACCATCAGCGCGGCCGTCGAGGCGGCCTTCTTCGGCGTCCCCGCCATCGCCGTCTCGATGTACATCCCGACCGGCGAGGTGGACTACCGGACCTTCGACCCGGGATACGACGAGTACGCCGAGGCGATGCGCGTCGCGGAGTACCTGGTCGACCGCGCCCTCGACCGCGGCGTCTTCGAGGAGGCCGACTACCTGAACGTGAACGTCCCCGTCGCCGACGGCGAGCCCTGCGAGATGGAGGTGACGACCCCCTCGACGGTGTACGACATGGGCGCGAAGCGCCGCGACGGTCACATCACGCTGGTCGACCGCATCTGGGGCCGGATGGCGGAGGGCGAGACCACCGACCCCGTCGGCACCGACCGCCGGGCCATCCTCGAACGCCGCGTGAGCGTCTCCCCGTTGACCGCGGCCCACACCGCCCGCCAGCACGACGCCCTCGACGCCCTCGCGGTCGAGTTCTGA
- a CDS encoding methyltransferase domain-containing protein, translating into MNADQREQVLDAARYLRSVRPLDPEELCEYVEGRPHPAVVRQVLRESAVDLRVREREDGTFTPVEEGPAEVGLETVRRFPSGHEARLEDLLVERYGTEWYAGESGDRLRATIRRVKEDYYRQHPVEYDAETALAYALYHLPDYYAVAQYALADLGRAGLLPRTLRVLDVGAGVGGPALGLLDLLAGEALVDYHAVEPSAAADVFERLVVGRENQRVTVHRETAEDFEIAETYDLVLFANVWSELDDPASVARRYAAGLADDGTLLGLAPADKNTAVGLREVERTLERESDLSVYGPEVRLWPGVTPSDRGWSFDVEPDLAVPEVQRRLDDAATDPDGDPGEFVNVDVQYASTVLRRDGARAVDVAPDAERFARMADAEDHVTDRIDLLAVKLSHDLGRGNPLFRIGDGSQSVDHYAVCTRESALNRDLLRADFGDLLVVENGLLLWNDDERAYNLVVDAETAVDAVPT; encoded by the coding sequence ATGAACGCCGACCAGCGGGAGCAGGTGCTCGACGCGGCGCGCTACCTGCGCTCGGTGCGCCCGCTCGACCCCGAGGAGTTGTGCGAGTACGTCGAGGGGCGACCGCACCCGGCCGTCGTCCGGCAGGTGCTCCGCGAGTCGGCGGTCGACCTCCGGGTGCGCGAGCGCGAGGACGGCACCTTCACGCCGGTCGAGGAGGGACCGGCCGAGGTGGGACTCGAGACGGTCCGGCGGTTCCCGAGCGGGCACGAGGCCCGCCTCGAGGACCTGCTCGTCGAGCGCTACGGGACGGAGTGGTACGCCGGCGAGAGCGGCGACCGACTGCGCGCCACGATTCGACGGGTCAAGGAGGACTACTACCGCCAGCACCCCGTCGAGTACGACGCGGAGACGGCGCTCGCCTACGCGCTCTATCACCTCCCCGACTACTACGCCGTCGCGCAGTACGCCCTCGCCGACCTCGGGCGGGCGGGCCTGCTCCCCCGAACCCTGCGCGTCCTCGACGTGGGTGCGGGCGTCGGCGGCCCGGCGCTCGGCCTCCTCGACCTGCTCGCGGGCGAGGCGCTCGTCGACTACCACGCGGTCGAACCGAGCGCCGCCGCCGACGTGTTCGAGCGCCTCGTCGTGGGGCGGGAGAACCAGCGCGTCACCGTCCACCGCGAGACGGCCGAGGACTTCGAAATAGCGGAGACCTACGACCTCGTCCTCTTCGCGAACGTCTGGAGCGAACTGGACGACCCCGCGTCGGTCGCCCGGCGCTACGCCGCGGGTCTCGCGGACGACGGCACCCTCCTCGGCCTCGCGCCCGCCGACAAGAACACCGCCGTCGGCCTGCGCGAGGTCGAACGCACCCTCGAACGGGAGTCGGACCTCTCGGTGTACGGCCCCGAGGTGCGCCTCTGGCCGGGCGTGACCCCGAGCGACCGCGGCTGGTCGTTCGACGTCGAACCCGACCTCGCGGTGCCCGAGGTCCAGCGTCGCCTCGACGACGCGGCGACCGACCCCGACGGCGACCCGGGCGAGTTCGTCAACGTCGACGTCCAGTACGCCTCGACCGTCCTCCGGCGCGACGGTGCGCGCGCCGTCGACGTCGCCCCCGACGCCGAGCGCTTCGCGCGGATGGCCGACGCCGAGGACCACGTCACCGACCGCATCGACCTGCTGGCGGTGAAACTCAGCCACGACCTCGGGCGGGGCAACCCGCTGTTTCGCATCGGCGACGGGAGCCAGTCGGTCGACCACTACGCAGTCTGCACCCGGGAGTCCGCGCTGAACCGCGACCTCCTGCGCGCCGACTTCGGCGACCTGCTGGTCGTCGAGAACGGTCTGCTCCTCTGGAACGACGACGAACGGGCGTACAACCTCGTCGTCGACGCCGAGACGGCCGTGGACGCCGTCCCGACCTGA
- a CDS encoding prephenate dehydrogenase/arogenate dehydrogenase family protein — protein MDVLVVGAGEMGTWFGASVDADLAYADTDPGAAERAAETTGGRAVALDTAERFDAVCLAVPMSVVGAAVATHAERAERALLDLSGVMAGPVEAMREHAPDRERVSLHPLFAANAAPGRVAVVPDRPGEVTDRLRADLAERGNDLFETTGEEHDRAMRTVQAQAHAAVLAYGLAGEPVDERFHTPVSRRLSDLVERVTDGTPRVYAEIQATFGGAEAVAAAADRLADADDEAFEVLYREAGR, from the coding sequence ATGGACGTACTCGTCGTCGGCGCGGGCGAGATGGGGACGTGGTTCGGCGCGAGCGTCGACGCCGACCTCGCCTACGCCGACACCGACCCCGGGGCGGCGGAGCGGGCCGCCGAGACCACCGGCGGGCGGGCCGTCGCGCTCGACACCGCCGAGCGCTTCGACGCCGTCTGCCTCGCCGTCCCGATGTCCGTCGTCGGGGCGGCCGTCGCCACTCACGCCGAGCGGGCCGAGCGCGCGCTGCTCGACCTCAGCGGCGTGATGGCCGGCCCGGTCGAGGCGATGCGCGAACACGCACCCGACCGCGAGCGGGTGAGCCTCCACCCCCTGTTCGCCGCGAACGCCGCCCCCGGCCGGGTCGCCGTCGTCCCGGACCGACCGGGCGAGGTGACCGACCGCCTGCGCGCCGACCTCGCGGAGCGCGGGAACGACCTCTTCGAGACGACGGGCGAGGAGCACGACCGGGCGATGCGGACGGTCCAGGCGCAGGCGCACGCCGCCGTCCTCGCCTACGGCCTCGCGGGCGAACCGGTCGACGAGCGCTTCCACACGCCCGTCTCGCGGCGTCTCTCGGACCTCGTCGAGCGCGTCACCGACGGGACGCCGCGCGTCTACGCCGAGATACAGGCGACGTTCGGCGGCGCGGAGGCGGTGGCGGCAGCGGCCGACCGACTCGCCGACGCCGACGACGAGGCCTTCGAGGTCCTCTACCGCGAGGCGGGGCGATGA